GAGCAACTCCGTCAAGATGAACTCTGACAGAAATCTGTGTGATGCATGTTTGTAGAACGTGCCTGCCCCTTTAGTATCTGCCGGATTGCCCGTAAGACCGATGGAATTTGCGTGAATACTCACGAGCATATCCGCCCCTCCGCGATATGCCCTTAGAAACCGTTCCGTCATTCCCGGGTTCGAATCATCCGATCGGGTGAAGATGACGGTGGCTCCCTTGTCCTCCAGCACCCGCCGGACGTGAGAGGCAATGGCAAGCGTGACATCTTTCTCAAAAGCTCCTGTTGAGCCTAACGCGCCTTTATTGTCTCCACCGTGTCCGGCATCTATTGCAAAGGATAACGACTTCAGTTTCAGACTTTCGGGTTGACGGCGGACTTTTATTTTGAGTGATGTGCCTTCATATCCGATTTCATAGCCCCACATCTGCTTGCTTTTCAGTTCAATTGTTATCCGGGCTACGCCCTTCTCAGCCTGATTGACGTAAACGTTTGCAATTTCCTTCGCCGTCATCTGATGCGTGATAGCGTTTGTATTCAATGCGGCGCCGTACACATTCACGACAATACGGTTTGGATTCGATAGTTGGGATGTCGAGTAAGGAAGTCTGTCGCTCAGGAACATTGATACAACATCCTGTTTTCCTTCGGCCCCGACGGTAATGTTCCCTGTGAGAGATGAGGGGAAGAATGTGCCTGCGGGCTGCAACTCAACGTATGCGTCTTCAATCCACGCTTCCTGGTTCTCAGTCAAGCCCACGCGAAACATGTTGCCGACTTTTCCCGTGATCCGAAGCCTGATATCCTGATTGATGATCGAGAATTTGTATGCGCCGAGCCGATCATCTCCCAATCCTGCATTCAGATACGGTCGTTCCCCTTTTGTTACACCGACTACAGGAAGCGCATTTGATTTGAATGAAACCCGGGCATACGTGGAACGCGTGACTGCGTTTCCTAAACTATCCTCAAGACGAAACGTAATGCGCTGACTCGCTAACGTATCAGAAGCCTTTACTTTGTACGTCCCGCGATAAATGCCCGCAAGACCGCGTGTTTGTGAAACGGGCCTTTCCCTCATCGGTATGCCGTTGAGGAACGTAACTTTTCCTCCGGGCGTTCCCTTCACCTGAACCTGAAGAATATCGCCTTCCGCAAGCCACAAATCCTGCGTCGGCATCATCATCGCGTCTTCAAGCATCAACGTGTCGCGCCGCGTCGTTTCCATCGGTTTCGGACGAAGAATGACGAACGTCTTTGACATTGATGTGCCCGCGGGAGTGGAAGCAGTAATTGTAAAAACATTCTCGCCAACGGCAACATCAAGCTTTCCACAAAATGCGCCCGACGGGTACACGTTGTACTGCTTGCCGTTGACAGTGACGGCATTACCCGGATTTGTACTTGCTGATAACCTGTACGTTGTTGTCGTTGTGGTGACAGTATCGGATTCGGGAACGACGAGCAGGATGAAAAGACGTGACTTGTCGACTGCCGGCTGGGCTGTAAGAATGCCGATGACACACATCTGAAGAAGAACTGTCCGGCGTAAGCGATGCATCGTGAATTACCCCTGATACAATTGGATACGTTCTGTTTTCGGAAAATAATGGGAAAGAATGCTGTCGCTTGTGTAGCCTGCATCACCCATCACAGCAGCACCGATCTGGCACATTCCCACACCGTGCCCCCATCCGGCGCCGTGAAGAATGAAACGCGATGGCACACCCGCCTTTACATTCAACCGCTGAATCGACAATGCTGAACTGTAGAGATGGGAATTCGACAGCGTGCGCCGTATTTCCAGTTCCTTACCGATCGTCAGTGTCCGCTTCGAGCCTACGATTTTCAGCTTGGTCAGCCGTCCCGACTTGCCCCGTTCGACCGGAACGAGATCACGTATCAATCCAAAATCAATGCCGCTCCGGCGCGCAACAATGGCGGCCAATTCGTCCTGCTCATACTCTACTGTCCACCGGAAGAAGTCGCTTGTCTCCTGATCATATTTCATCAGGATTTGGGTGATAATTCGCTTGTCGGATGTATTGCAGAACACATCCGGTCTGGAGCAAATCCATCGTTCGGCATCCGGTTCGGCTGACACGTCTGCTTGCTCGTGGGACAAATGTGTGTCACGCCGTGAAGTCAAATACGGTTTCTGTTCCGGCTGCCATACGTTTTCGAACAATTCGGTGATTCCGCCGCAACATTTCGAAAACCGGGCATCGCACACCGTGCCGTTGTGCATCAGAACCATTCCGAATGTCGCCTGTACTGCATCGCTGACGGTTGATGTATGGGCCTTGGTGATTCCCTGATATCGCTGGCAGTGATCGTCGGCGCACACGTCGAACAAATCGTGTGCCTCCCGATCGTACCAGCGGATGCGCTCGGCTTCTGTTTCGACAACTGTTGCGTATGTGTTATGCTCTGACTTGAGCTCACGTGATCTCCCCAGTTGCGCGAGCAGCCAGCTGCGTGATGCGATGGCATGCGCTTGCAGAAGATTCGCCGAGGCGTCGGCGCTCATCTCCGAAGAAATCACGCTCGCAAGATAGTCTTCGATACTGACGCGGTTGATTGCGAGAATGCCTTCATCGGTTAGCTGAAGTTTCAAGGTTCCCCTGAACTGTTGATCTTCTTTTCGTTGCCAATGAAAGCCGATGCCGATGGTGACATCTTTGATCGTGAACGTGCATTCATCCTGTTCAGGTGAGAACGTGATTCGGGGGGTTGTTCGGAACATCCCTTCACGTTCAATTTCAATCAGGTTGCCGGAACGTCGCGCAATATACTCGCCGTTGAACATTCCTGCATCGCCGGAAGCAATGAAATCCCCGTGCAGCGCAAAACGGAGTTCAGGCTGCGTACTGATGCCCACCGCGATAACGGGGATATTCGTGCTTGAATTCAAAACGGGAAATGGTTGTTTACCGTGTGGAAGACGTCCGCCCTTTGGCACAACATAAAGAAGTTCATCTACAAAAGAAATGAAAAACCCGTGCAGATGCGGCTACACGGGTTTCTCGTCACCTGACTATCGTTGTCAGTTGGTTCCGGCTTCAGGCTCGAACTTCAACACCTCTTCCACGATCACATCAACGATTTCCGATTCCTTCACTTTCCTGATGACTTCACCTTTCCGGTAGAGGATTCCGACACCCTTCCCCGCGGCAATCCCGATGTCGGCTTCACTCGCTTCGCCGGGTCCGTTTACAACACAGCCGAGCACGGCAACCTTTACGGGCTTCTTCACGCCTTCGAGCCGCTCTTCCAATTGTGCCATGATGCCAAAGAGATCGACTTCGAGTCTGCCGCATGTCGGGCACGCGATCAATTCGACATTGCGGGATGCCAGCCCGAGTGAGCGGAGAATTTCCTTGCCGACCTCAACTTCCTTTACCGGCTCGTCCGTCAACGATACGCGGATCGTATCCCCGATTCCTTCGGCCAGCAGCGTTCCGATACCGACGGCTGATTTGATGGTTCCGATTCTCGTTGTTCCGGCCTCGGTGACACCCAGATGCAGCGGAATATCGGTTCGCTCGGCAACAAGCCTGTAGGCTTCAATCATCAAACGAACGTCGGTGGATTTGACGGAGATAATCACATCACGAAATCCAAATTCGTCGCATATCCCGACATGTCGCATTGCGCTCTCGTACAACGCCTCGGCAGTCGGGTAACCGTGCTTTTCCAGAATATCCTCCTCCAACGAACCCGAATTGACGCCGATGCGAATCGGAATCCCCTTGTCCTTTGCCGCAGTCAACACCTCATAGATGCGATCCTTGCTGCCAATGTTGCCGGGATTGATTCTGACTTTCGCAACATTGGCCTGGATTGCCTTCAGGGCAAAGATATGATTGAAATGAATATCCGCAACAACAGGAATGGGTGACTGACGGACAATCTCAGCCATTGCATCCGCGGCTTCCTTGTCATTCACCGTCACTCGAACGATGTCGCACCCGGCGTCGGCCGCATCGACAATTTGCTTGACAGTGCCTTCAATGTCGCTCGTCTTCGTCTTCGTCATTGTCTGCACGCTGATGGGCGCACCGCCGCCGACTTTGATGCCGCGGATCGTGACCGACCGTGTGTGTCTTCGTACCCCGACTTTGTATGTCGGATGCGGCACAGCCGGGGGTTGATCAGTCATATTCAGAACAGGAATTTCCATACACTCCTTAGTTGATTTTCTTGCTCGCTTCGTTCAAGATGCGTTTCTCTTCATCCGTAAGACTTTGATATCCGCTTGTATTGATTTTGTCGAGGATGGCGTCAACGACCTCCTGATTCAATTCGTTCTCCCCCTCCATCGGACGTCCCGTGTGAATGTCGAAAAATTTGGCGTCCTGGATTTCATCCCGGACGGTTTTCCGGGTTCGTGGTGGTTGATGCGGCATCTTCGGGCTTCCGATAATAACCCTCCACACATCTTCAAGAGAAAATCCTTGCGCTTCGAATTTCATGTACAAAAATCCGACTGCGGCCCCGCCGAGATGCGCAAAGTGTGCAATGCCCGACGACGTTCCCGTAACTCCGAAGAACAACTCGAGAACAATAAAGCCTGTGACGAAATACTTTGCCCTGATGGGAAGGAGGAAATAAAGATAGATGGGACGATCAGGAAACAGCATTCCGAACGCAACCAAAATGCCGAACACGGCACCCGACGCACCGACAGTTGGAACGGTAAGTCCGATCAGCGGAGCAACGAGAAGATTTGCAATTCCCGCACCGAGACCGCACGTCACGTAGTAGATGATGAACCGCTTGGAACCCCAGAGATTCTCCAACTCCATTCCAAACATCCAGAGCGCCAGCATGTTAAAGAACAGATGCCCCAGCCCTCCGTGGAGAAACATATACGTGAACAGCTGCCACGGCCAGAAGTTCGTTCCCAGGGGCCACAACGCAAGCCATTGCGTAATGAGCCCGAAATCACCTCCGATGGAACTGCCACCGATCTTGAACGGCGCAAGAAAGAACGCCGTCAACAACCAGATTGCGGCATTGCTGATGAGCAGCATTTTTATGACAGGCGGAAAGAACGAAAATCCGCCGAAGAAACTCGGACGGTAGTAGTTCCCGCCTGTACCTGTTGAGCGATAGAAGGACATTAGTTCAGAAAAATCTTCCTTGAAATGGCGCTACACGATAGAACATCTGTGTACGGCAATTGGTTCATACGTATTTCGTGTCGAGCGCGGCCAATCCGGGCAATTGTTTGCCTTCGAGAAACTCAAGCGACGCTCCGCCGCCGGTTGATACGTGAGAAATGGACGACTCAAAACCCATTTGTACAACCGCTGCCGCTGAATCACCTCCACCCACGATTGTGGTTGCCCCGCTTGTTGTCGCCTCCGCAAGCAATTTGGCAATTTCCAGCGTGCCGTTGGCGAAGTTCGGCATCTCGAAGACACCCATCGGGCCGTTCCAGATTATGGTCTTTGCGCCCTTCATTTGAAGTCTGATGAGTTTGATTGTCTCGGGTCCAATATCAAGCCCCCGCCAACCGGACGGGATTTTGGTGATCGGGACGGTTTTGCGTTGTGCATTGTTATCGAACTTGTCGGCAATAATGCAGTCAATCGGAAGTATCACCCTCCGGTTCTTTTCTTTGATGTGTTCAAGAATTTCCTTGGCAAGTTGGACCTTCTCCTGTTCTACCAAAGAATCGCCCACCTCCAATTCCTGAGCACGGAAGAACGTGAACGCCATTCCGCCGCCAATCACCAGCACATCGACCTTGGGAAGCAGATTCTGAATGACGTCGATCTTGCCTGAGATTTTTGCACCACCGAGAATCGCCACGTACGGTCGTTTCGGATTTGCCACGGCTTGCGTAAGATACTCAATCTCCTTTTTCATCAGGTATCCGGCAACACACGGTTTCAGGAACTTTGTCACGCCCTCAGTTGAAGCATGCGCCCGATGTGCCGTACCGAATGCATCGTTCACGTACACATCACCCCAACCGGCCAGCTCCTTTGCAAAATCCGGATTGTTTTTTTCTTCCTCGGGATGAAAGCGGAGGTTTTCGAGCAGCAGTATATCTCCCGGCTTCAATCCATCAACAATCTTTTTTGTTTCCTTTCCGATACAGTCTGCTACGAACTGCACGTTGGTACTGAGCAATGTTGCGAGATGATTGGCAACGGGTTTCAATGAAAACTCGGGATTGGGGCCGCCCTTCGGCCTGCCGAGATGGCTCATGAGAATAGGAATGCCGCCTGAGTCAAGAATCTTTCTGATTGTGGGAAGCGATTCTACAATTCTCTTATCATCAGAGATTTTCAAGTCGTCCGTCATCGGAACGTTGAAGTCGACCCGTACGAGTACGCGTTTGCCTTTCAGATCTACATCATCAATTGTCTTCGTCATCATTTGTCATTTCTCCATTCGGGATCTGTAGAGACACAAAAGCCTGCCTCACAACACCGTGGGGCAGGCCTGCCCGCCATGAGGCAGGCGGGAAAATCATCACAAAAACACTATCAGGCTATTTTCTTCAGCAAATCCACCACCCGGCACGAGAAGCCCCATTCATTGTCATACCAGCCAAACACTTTAACGGTGTTGCCGTACGCCATAGTCAATTTCGAATCAACAATGCATGAGTGTTCGTTGCCGATGATATCGGCGGAGACAATTTCGTCTTCTGTGTACTGCAAAATGCCCTTCATGCTTGTTTCTGCAGCCTTCTTCAGAGCGGCGTTCACTTCATCCTTCGAGGCAGGTTTCTTCAGCACTGCGACAAAATCCGTGATGGATGCATCAGGCGTCGGAACACGAAGCGAGAAGCCATCCAGTTTTCCCTTCAGTTCGGGGATGACTTTGCCGACCGTTCTGGCGGCCCCGGTAGTTGTCGGGATAATGGAGAGAGCTGCAGCACGGGCCCGGCGCAAATCCTTGTGCGGCAAATCGAGCAATCGCTGATCGTTGGTGTACGAATGAATAGTCGTCATGAACCCGCTTTCCATTCCGAACGTTTCGTGCAAGACTTTCACCATTGGTGCAAGGCAGTTGGTCGTGCATGATGCATTCGAGACGAACTGTTCTTTTCCCGTCAACACACTATCGTTCACGCCGAGAACAACTGTCGCGTCGATTTCATCTTTCGCCGGGGCGGTAAGCAGAACTTTCTTTGCGCCCGCTTGAATGTGCAGATTCAGCTTCTCGCGGCTCGTGAAAATGCCGGTCCCTTCAATCACGAGCTCGACACCCAATTCTTTCCACGGAAGCTTCGCGGGATCCTTCTCCGCAGTGATTTTGAATTTCTTTCCGTCAACTACTAGAGTATCGCCATCAGCCCGAACATCGCCGCCGTACTTGCCGTGAACGGAATCGTACTTCAACAAGTACGCAAGTGTTTGTGCATCGGTAATGTCGTTGATAGCAACAACATCGAAGCCGCCAGTTTTCATCAACCTGCGAAACACGAGCCTGCCGATTCGGCCAAACCCGTTGATGCCAATTTTTACCGCCATGAACTACCTCCGAATGTCAGACAATAAGGGGAACCAAAAATCTTGAAAATCGTGCAAAAAGAAGGCGTTTTGCAAAGAAACACACGTCAATCTACCAAGAAAAGCCCTGAATGTCAAACAAGGTTTCCGAGGCGGTCTTCAGACTTTGGGCAAGAAGTAACCGGTTGATCAAACTGTATCTTTCAACGTTCCGTGATCAGCGAGCGCCACTGATGTTGCGAACACCGACTTGGCCCCATGCTCCTTGAGTACCCGGGCACACTCCTGAATCGTCGCGCCTGTAGTGATGACATCATCGACAAGAAGGAAGGAAGAACCTGCAATCATTGCAGCATAGCGGGAGTTCACTCCGAATGCAGAACGGACATTGTTCCGGCGTTCTTCAATGTTCAGCGTCGTCTGGGTTCTCGTGTTTCTTTTTCTTTGCAACAGATTCCGGTACACAACCGACTCCGCAACGGAGCGAATTCCCATTGCAACATACACGCTCTGGTTATAGCCCCGTTCCCTTCTCTTTGAAGGATGAAGAGGAACAGGGACGAGGCCCGCTGATGAGATATCCCCGCAAGAAGCAGTGACCCTCTCGCCGATCTTCTTCCCAAGCTCGAAGCCTGCTCGAGTCATCTCTTCATACTTCAGTTGATGGATTAATGACTGAAGCATGCCATCCTTCTCAAAGTGAAACGCAGAAATCAGGCCGTCAACATATCCGCCGGAAACAAGTCGTTCACGCATTTCCGTGAAAAGCGGGTCATCCTGCGTGATCGGCTTGATGCTTTGAAAGCAGGCCGCGCAAATTCGATCAACAGTTTCGCCCAAATATTCTTCGCATCCAAGACACGCAGGGGGATAGATGAATTCGTAGAATGCGCGGAGTGTTGTGGAAAGTGGCGACGAACGGACCTCAAGCATGTCGATCCCGTGAGACGTTGAGGGATTAATTTCGTTTCGATTTTTTTTCCGGCTGCCTCATCGCTTCGAGCTTGGCAATCTCATCGCGGAGCTGGGCTGCACGCTCGAACTCCAAGTCCTTCGAGGCACTCAGCATTTCGGCGCGCAATTCTTCAATCAGATCTTTGCGTTGATCGGCGGTGAGGTAACGGATAACGCTTTCTGCAACAACGGGCATTTTTTGCCGCTCGCGTCGTGCATCCCTCTCGGCCTTGACGTCTGCGACGGCAGTGGCAGCAAGAACTTCATTCACGGTTTTGTACACAGTTTTCGCCGTAATGCCGTGATCCTGGTTATACTGCAATTGCTTTTCGCGACGACGTCGCGTTTCGTCCAGCATTCTCTGCATCGAGCCTGTGACAGTATCAGCGTACAAAATGACTCTGCCGTTCAGATTGCGGGCTGTCCTCCCGGCGGTTTGAATGAGAGATTTTTCGGAACGCAAGAAGCCTTCTTTATCGGCATCGAGAATGGCAACGAGTGATACTTCCGGCAAATCCAATCCTTCACGCAAAAGGTTGACGCCGACAAGTACATCAAAATCGCCGAGGCGCAAATCACGTAGGATCTCGACACGTTCCAGTGCATCAACCTCGGAGTGAATGTACCGGACTTTTACCTTGATCTCTGTGAGATAGTCTGTTAGATCTTCAGCCATCCGCTTCGTCAACGTCGTAACCAGAACCCGCTCTTGCCGTGCAGACCGTGTTCGAATTTCCGCGATCAGATCATCGATCTGATTTTTCACCGGGCGGATTTCGACCTCGGGATCGACCAGTCCTGTTGGGCGTATAACTTGTTCTACGACAACACCTTGCGACTTCTGCAGTTCATAATCGCCCGGCGTGGCGCTGACGAAAATCACCTGTTTCACCATCTGCTCCCATTCGTCGAAGGTAAGCGGACGATTATCGAGGGCAGAAGGAAGACGGAAACCGTATTCAACAAGTGTCAGCTTTCGTGAACGGTCGCCGTGATACATTCCGCCGATTTGCGGAACGGTAACATGCGATTCATCGATCACGAGAAGAAAATCATCGGGGAAGTAGTCGAACAAACACGCCGGGCGGGAACCCGGCGGGCGGCCTGCTATGTGCCGCGAGTAATTCTCGATGCCGGAACAATAGCCTACTTCGCGCATCATCTCCAAATCGAATCGAGTGCGTTGCTCGAGGCGTTGTGCTTCCACCAACTTCCCCAGTCTGCGCAGTTCTTCAAGCCGTTCTTCAAGTTCCTGCTCGATTCCCTTGTATGCTTTTTCGAGAGATTCTTTCGAGGTGACGAACTGTTTGGCCGGATAGATAACTTCATAGTCGGTTTCGGCGAGAACTTTGCCGTCTGTCTTGTTGATGTAGGAAATCCGCTCAATCACATCGCCGAAAAATTCGACGCGAATCGCCTCTTCGCTTTCGTAAGCGGGAATTACTTCAACAACATCTCCCCGTACCCGCATCGTGCCCCGTACAAACTCGAAATCATTTCGCATATAGAAGATATTCAGAAGTTTGCGGAGAAAATCATTCCGCTCCATCCGTTCGCCTTTGCGGATCACGACAATCTGGCTCGCCCATTCCTCAGGGGCGCCAATGCCGTAGATGCAACTGACGGACGCAACCACGATAACATTCCTGTCGCCGCTGAGCAATGCGCTTGTTGCCCGCAGACGCAGCCGGTCAATTTCATCATTGATCGAGGCATCCTTGGCAATGTACGTGTCGGAGGTCGGGACGTAGGCTTCGGGCTGGTAGTAGTCGTAATAGCTGATGAAGAACTCCACCCTGTCCTTCGGAAAGAAGCTTTTAAACTCGCCGTAGAGTTGTGCCGCCAGCGTTTTGTTGTGCGACATGACCAGCACCGGCTTGTTGACCGACGCAATGACGTTGGAGATCGTGAAGGTTTTTCCGCTGCCTGTTACGCCGAGCAGGGTCTGATACTTGTCGTTTCGTAACACGCCTTCTGTAAGCTGGCGGATGGCTTCGGGTTGATCGCCGCTGGGTTGGTAGTCTGAAACAAGAGTGAAGGGACTCACTCATACCTCAACGCATCAATCGGGCTCAGTTGAGCGGCTTTACGAGCCGGATA
This window of the Bacteroidota bacterium genome carries:
- the ispG gene encoding flavodoxin-dependent (E)-4-hydroxy-3-methylbut-2-enyl-diphosphate synthase, with the translated sequence MTDQPPAVPHPTYKVGVRRHTRSVTIRGIKVGGGAPISVQTMTKTKTSDIEGTVKQIVDAADAGCDIVRVTVNDKEAADAMAEIVRQSPIPVVADIHFNHIFALKAIQANVAKVRINPGNIGSKDRIYEVLTAAKDKGIPIRIGVNSGSLEEDILEKHGYPTAEALYESAMRHVGICDEFGFRDVIISVKSTDVRLMIEAYRLVAERTDIPLHLGVTEAGTTRIGTIKSAVGIGTLLAEGIGDTIRVSLTDEPVKEVEVGKEILRSLGLASRNVELIACPTCGRLEVDLFGIMAQLEERLEGVKKPVKVAVLGCVVNGPGEASEADIGIAAGKGVGILYRKGEVIRKVKESEIVDVIVEEVLKFEPEAGTN
- a CDS encoding phosphoglycerate kinase, translating into MMTKTIDDVDLKGKRVLVRVDFNVPMTDDLKISDDKRIVESLPTIRKILDSGGIPILMSHLGRPKGGPNPEFSLKPVANHLATLLSTNVQFVADCIGKETKKIVDGLKPGDILLLENLRFHPEEEKNNPDFAKELAGWGDVYVNDAFGTAHRAHASTEGVTKFLKPCVAGYLMKKEIEYLTQAVANPKRPYVAILGGAKISGKIDVIQNLLPKVDVLVIGGGMAFTFFRAQELEVGDSLVEQEKVQLAKEILEHIKEKNRRVILPIDCIIADKFDNNAQRKTVPITKIPSGWRGLDIGPETIKLIRLQMKGAKTIIWNGPMGVFEMPNFANGTLEIAKLLAEATTSGATTIVGGGDSAAAVVQMGFESSISHVSTGGGASLEFLEGKQLPGLAALDTKYV
- the gap gene encoding type I glyceraldehyde-3-phosphate dehydrogenase, translated to MAVKIGINGFGRIGRLVFRRLMKTGGFDVVAINDITDAQTLAYLLKYDSVHGKYGGDVRADGDTLVVDGKKFKITAEKDPAKLPWKELGVELVIEGTGIFTSREKLNLHIQAGAKKVLLTAPAKDEIDATVVLGVNDSVLTGKEQFVSNASCTTNCLAPMVKVLHETFGMESGFMTTIHSYTNDQRLLDLPHKDLRRARAAALSIIPTTTGAARTVGKVIPELKGKLDGFSLRVPTPDASITDFVAVLKKPASKDEVNAALKKAAETSMKGILQYTEDEIVSADIIGNEHSCIVDSKLTMAYGNTVKVFGWYDNEWGFSCRVVDLLKKIA
- a CDS encoding ComF family protein produces the protein MLEVRSSPLSTTLRAFYEFIYPPACLGCEEYLGETVDRICAACFQSIKPITQDDPLFTEMRERLVSGGYVDGLISAFHFEKDGMLQSLIHQLKYEEMTRAGFELGKKIGERVTASCGDISSAGLVPVPLHPSKRRERGYNQSVYVAMGIRSVAESVVYRNLLQRKRNTRTQTTLNIEERRNNVRSAFGVNSRYAAMIAGSSFLLVDDVITTGATIQECARVLKEHGAKSVFATSVALADHGTLKDTV
- the uvrB gene encoding excinuclease ABC subunit UvrB, whose amino-acid sequence is MSPFTLVSDYQPSGDQPEAIRQLTEGVLRNDKYQTLLGVTGSGKTFTISNVIASVNKPVLVMSHNKTLAAQLYGEFKSFFPKDRVEFFISYYDYYQPEAYVPTSDTYIAKDASINDEIDRLRLRATSALLSGDRNVIVVASVSCIYGIGAPEEWASQIVVIRKGERMERNDFLRKLLNIFYMRNDFEFVRGTMRVRGDVVEVIPAYESEEAIRVEFFGDVIERISYINKTDGKVLAETDYEVIYPAKQFVTSKESLEKAYKGIEQELEERLEELRRLGKLVEAQRLEQRTRFDLEMMREVGYCSGIENYSRHIAGRPPGSRPACLFDYFPDDFLLVIDESHVTVPQIGGMYHGDRSRKLTLVEYGFRLPSALDNRPLTFDEWEQMVKQVIFVSATPGDYELQKSQGVVVEQVIRPTGLVDPEVEIRPVKNQIDDLIAEIRTRSARQERVLVTTLTKRMAEDLTDYLTEIKVKVRYIHSEVDALERVEILRDLRLGDFDVLVGVNLLREGLDLPEVSLVAILDADKEGFLRSEKSLIQTAGRTARNLNGRVILYADTVTGSMQRMLDETRRRREKQLQYNQDHGITAKTVYKTVNEVLAATAVADVKAERDARRERQKMPVVAESVIRYLTADQRKDLIEELRAEMLSASKDLEFERAAQLRDEIAKLEAMRQPEKKSKRN
- a CDS encoding rhomboid family intramembrane serine protease is translated as MSFYRSTGTGGNYYRPSFFGGFSFFPPVIKMLLISNAAIWLLTAFFLAPFKIGGSSIGGDFGLITQWLALWPLGTNFWPWQLFTYMFLHGGLGHLFFNMLALWMFGMELENLWGSKRFIIYYVTCGLGAGIANLLVAPLIGLTVPTVGASGAVFGILVAFGMLFPDRPIYLYFLLPIRAKYFVTGFIVLELFFGVTGTSSGIAHFAHLGGAAVGFLYMKFEAQGFSLEDVWRVIIGSPKMPHQPPRTRKTVRDEIQDAKFFDIHTGRPMEGENELNQEVVDAILDKINTSGYQSLTDEEKRILNEASKKIN
- a CDS encoding N-acetylmuramoyl-L-alanine amidase, producing MHRLRRTVLLQMCVIGILTAQPAVDKSRLFILLVVPESDTVTTTTTTYRLSASTNPGNAVTVNGKQYNVYPSGAFCGKLDVAVGENVFTITASTPAGTSMSKTFVILRPKPMETTRRDTLMLEDAMMMPTQDLWLAEGDILQVQVKGTPGGKVTFLNGIPMRERPVSQTRGLAGIYRGTYKVKASDTLASQRITFRLEDSLGNAVTRSTYARVSFKSNALPVVGVTKGERPYLNAGLGDDRLGAYKFSIINQDIRLRITGKVGNMFRVGLTENQEAWIEDAYVELQPAGTFFPSSLTGNITVGAEGKQDVVSMFLSDRLPYSTSQLSNPNRIVVNVYGAALNTNAITHQMTAKEIANVYVNQAEKGVARITIELKSKQMWGYEIGYEGTSLKIKVRRQPESLKLKSLSFAIDAGHGGDNKGALGSTGAFEKDVTLAIASHVRRVLEDKGATVIFTRSDDSNPGMTERFLRAYRGGADMLVSIHANSIGLTGNPADTKGAGTFYKHASHRFLSEFILTELLKTGLDTIGSVGNFNFALLGPTELPSTLVETAFISNPEDEMKLLDDDFRKELAKR
- a CDS encoding SpoIID/LytB domain-containing protein; the encoded protein is MFNGEYIARRSGNLIEIEREGMFRTTPRITFSPEQDECTFTIKDVTIGIGFHWQRKEDQQFRGTLKLQLTDEGILAINRVSIEDYLASVISSEMSADASANLLQAHAIASRSWLLAQLGRSRELKSEHNTYATVVETEAERIRWYDREAHDLFDVCADDHCQRYQGITKAHTSTVSDAVQATFGMVLMHNGTVCDARFSKCCGGITELFENVWQPEQKPYLTSRRDTHLSHEQADVSAEPDAERWICSRPDVFCNTSDKRIITQILMKYDQETSDFFRWTVEYEQDELAAIVARRSGIDFGLIRDLVPVERGKSGRLTKLKIVGSKRTLTIGKELEIRRTLSNSHLYSSALSIQRLNVKAGVPSRFILHGAGWGHGVGMCQIGAAVMGDAGYTSDSILSHYFPKTERIQLYQG